A region from the Oncorhynchus keta strain PuntledgeMale-10-30-2019 chromosome 5, Oket_V2, whole genome shotgun sequence genome encodes:
- the znf750 gene encoding zinc finger protein 750 isoform X21: protein MLSVQERKPKRPHYIPRPPGKPYKYQCFQCPFTCNEKSHLFNHMKYNLCKNSISLVSQKGGHAGRQTKTPGPDNHKLASLTLNDKSGPLPVERLMTPEGHRGGVENRREEKEEEREEREEEREEREEEKEEREEEKEEREEACGSPVRKDIQITSDTKELKEAKAVPRQSAFSQVTPNRENPEVALKSSHNQSGEPSLTPPMPSFHNPTFAWGPMAAASMPLKPLPPHIIPEYPPYLFPDRHPALHPLYQPYFIPGTHHLSGPNSQIYRPSFLETPQRPVIPMNPDHSHPSLIPPYPYRYGLPLPYGLYRPADHHHPHPIPLPGSRYFPLDVYDPRPGPGLGPRDYDFYLHPRLHGEPHSRPTEEGTSQVEQSRDKPTRLSPMEGCSALGSPDRPSPPHPFTQRDTTEGSRCTVLGELQPVNQSGGPEPASQPIRVEPSKEDAPQSLMTHMERGSEANHAEHSTSDESNDSSADRDGEDDDEDTEKDLMPLNLSKKDQESDVFTSRGSCPETRHPEEDLPLNLSLRATPGSPDHCSKMATSGREFVRVQPGNPDHCSKMATLIAVDLSQQGSSPAPTQTDKEPSDQQRQTAALALCQLASSSSSSSLSSMATDSPSVRPTGCPCLPTTTALAREVKHTTTGLAREVKHTTTGLAREVKHTTTGLPREVKHTTTGLPREVKHTTTGLAREVKHTTTGLAREVKHTTTGLPREVKHTTTGLAREVKHTTTALAREVKHTTTAPAREVKHTTTGLAREVKQEHTTEGQTDQSSTPVRGVKRAARGESQLPARKNTRLTAPHKQRQTKRLVKETGGGRALRRRPLCC, encoded by the exons ATGCTCAGCGTTCAGGAGCGCAAGCCCAAGAGGCCTCACTACATCCCACGGCCCCCAGGCAAGCCCTACAAGTACCAGTGTTTCCAGTGCCCGTTCACCTGCAACGAGAAGTCTCACCTGTTCAACCACATGAAGTACAACCTCTGTAAGAATTCTATATCACTGGTGTCTCAGAAAGGAGGCCACGCAGGGAGGCAGACCAAGACCCCTGGCCCTGACAACCACAAACTGGCATCTTTAACCCTGAATGACAAATCAGGGCCACTTCCTGTGGAGCGGCTCATGACCCCTGAGGGtcacagaggaggagtggagaacaggagagaagagaaggaggaggagagggaggagagagaggaggagagggaggagagagaggaggagaaggaggagagagaggaggagaaggaggagagagaggaggcatgtgGGAGTCCAGTCAGGAAAGACATTCAGATCACATCAGACACAAAGGAACTCAAAGAGGCCAAGGCTGTGCCACGCCAGTCAGCCTTCTCCCAAGTCACACCCAATCGGGAGAACCCAGAGGTCGCGCTAAAGTCATCCCACAACCAATCAGGGGAGCCGTCTCTGACTCCACCCATGCCATCATTCCATAACCCCACCTTCGCCTGGGGCCCAATGGCAGCAGCCTCCATGCCGCTGAAGCCCCTCCCACCTCACATAATACCTGAGTACCCTCCCTACCTGTTTCCTGATCGCCACCCggccctccaccccctctaccagCCCTACTTCATCCCAGGGACGCATCACCTTTCTGGGCCAAACTCACAGATCTACCGGCCTAGCTTCCTGGAGACCCCACAAAGACCTGTGATACCCATGAACCCGGACCACTCCCAcccatctctcatccctccatacCCCTACAGATACGGTCTCCCCCTGCCCTATGGCCTGTACCGACCCGCggaccaccaccacccacacccCATCCCTCTCCCAGGCTCCAGGTACTTTCCTCTGGATGTGTACGACCCAAGACCAGGCCCCGGCCTGGGACCTAGGGACTATGACTTTTACCTCCACCCCAGGCTCCATGGTGAACCCCACAGCAGACCCACGGAGGAAGGGACCAGCCAGGTGGAGCAGAGCAGAGACAAGCCCACCAGACTGAGCCCCATGGAGGGGTGTTCTGCCTTGGGCTCCCCTGACAGACCCAGCCCTCCACACCCCTTCACCCAGAGAGACACTACGGAGGGTTCCAGATGTACAGTCCTGGGGGAACTACAGCCTGTCAACCAATCAGGAGGACCAGAGCCAGCCTCTCAGCCAATCAGAGTAGAGCCGAGCAAAGAGGACGCACCACAGAGCTTGATGACGCACATGGAAAGAGG GTCGGAAGCCAACCACGCAGAGCACTCCACCTCTGACGAAAGCAACGACTCCTCAGCTGACCGAGATGgtgaagatgatgatgaagataCTGAGAAAGATTTGATGCCCCTGAACCTCTCCAAAAAGGACCAGGAGTCAGACGTCTTCACCAGCAGGGGGAGCTGTCCTGAAACAAGGCACCCGGAGGAGGACCTGCCACTGAACCTGAGCCTTAGGGCCACACCAGGCAGTCCAGATCACTGCTCCAAAATGGCCACCTCAGGGAGGGAGTTTGTTAGGGTCCAACCAGGCAACCCAGACCACTGCTCCAAAATGGCCACCTTAATCGCAGTGGATCTCAGTCAACAGGGCTCCAGCCCAGCTCCCACCCAAACAGACAAGGAGCCCAGTGACCaacagagacagactgcagcccTGGCTCTATGCCAGCTGGCtagctcctcctcttcctccagcctCAGCTCTATGGCAACAGACAGCCCGTCAGTACGCCCAACAGGCTGCCCCTGTCTCCCAACAACCACAGCCCTCGCCAGAGAGGTGAAACACACAACCACAGGCCTCGCCAGAGAGGTGAAACACACAACCACAGGCCTCGCCAGAGAGGTCAAACACACAACCACAGGCCTCCCCAGAGAGGTGAAACACACAACCACAGGCCTCCCCAGAGAGGTGAAACACACAACCACAGGCCTCGCCAGAGAGGTGAAACACACAACCACAGGCCTCGCCAGAGAGGTGAAACACACAACCACAGGCCTCCCCAGAGAGGTGAAACACACAACCACAGGCCTCGCCAGAGAG GTGAAACACACAACCACAGCCCTCGCCAGAGAG GTGAAACACACAACCACAGCCCCCGCCAGAGAGGTGAAACACACAACCACAGGCCTCGCCAGAGAGGTCAAACAGGAACACACAACCGAGGGCCAGACGGACCAGTCTAGTACCCCAGTTAGGGGGGTGAAGAGAGCTGCCAGGGGAGAGAGCCAGCTCCCAGCCAGGAAAAACACCAGGCTTACAGCCCctcacaaacagagacagactaagagGCTGGtgaaggagacaggaggagggagagcacTGAGGAGGAGACCTCTCTGCTGCTGA
- the znf750 gene encoding zinc finger protein 750 isoform X33, whose amino-acid sequence MLSVQERKPKRPHYIPRPPGKPYKYQCFQCPFTCNEKSHLFNHMKYNLCKNSISLVSQKGGHAGRQTKTPGPDNHKLASLTLNDKSGPLPVERLMTPEGHRGGVENRREEKEEEREEREEEREEREEEKEEREEEKEEREEACGSPVRKDIQITSDTKELKEAKAVPRQSAFSQVTPNRENPEVALKSSHNQSGEPSLTPPMPSFHNPTFAWGPMAAASMPLKPLPPHIIPEYPPYLFPDRHPALHPLYQPYFIPGTHHLSGPNSQIYRPSFLETPQRPVIPMNPDHSHPSLIPPYPYRYGLPLPYGLYRPADHHHPHPIPLPGSRYFPLDVYDPRPGPGLGPRDYDFYLHPRLHGEPHSRPTEEGTSQVEQSRDKPTRLSPMEGCSALGSPDRPSPPHPFTQRDTTEGSRCTVLGELQPVNQSGGPEPASQPIRVEPSKEDAPQSLMTHMERGSEANHAEHSTSDESNDSSADRDGEDDDEDTEKDLMPLNLSKKDQESDVFTSRGSCPETRHPEEDLPLNLSLRATPGSPDHCSKMATSGREFVRVQPGNPDHCSKMATLIAVDLSQQGSSPAPTQTDKEPSDQQRQTAALALCQLASSSSSSSLSSMATDSPSVRPTGCPCLPTTTALAREVKHTTTGLPREVKHTTTGLPREVKHTTTGLAREVKHTTTGLAREVKHTTTALAREVKHTTTGLAREVKHTTTGLAREVKHTTTAPAREVKHTTTGLAREVKQEHTTEGQTDQSSTPVRGVKRAARGESQLPARKNTRLTAPHKQRQTKRLVKETGGGRALRRRPLCC is encoded by the exons ATGCTCAGCGTTCAGGAGCGCAAGCCCAAGAGGCCTCACTACATCCCACGGCCCCCAGGCAAGCCCTACAAGTACCAGTGTTTCCAGTGCCCGTTCACCTGCAACGAGAAGTCTCACCTGTTCAACCACATGAAGTACAACCTCTGTAAGAATTCTATATCACTGGTGTCTCAGAAAGGAGGCCACGCAGGGAGGCAGACCAAGACCCCTGGCCCTGACAACCACAAACTGGCATCTTTAACCCTGAATGACAAATCAGGGCCACTTCCTGTGGAGCGGCTCATGACCCCTGAGGGtcacagaggaggagtggagaacaggagagaagagaaggaggaggagagggaggagagagaggaggagagggaggagagagaggaggagaaggaggagagagaggaggagaaggaggagagagaggaggcatgtgGGAGTCCAGTCAGGAAAGACATTCAGATCACATCAGACACAAAGGAACTCAAAGAGGCCAAGGCTGTGCCACGCCAGTCAGCCTTCTCCCAAGTCACACCCAATCGGGAGAACCCAGAGGTCGCGCTAAAGTCATCCCACAACCAATCAGGGGAGCCGTCTCTGACTCCACCCATGCCATCATTCCATAACCCCACCTTCGCCTGGGGCCCAATGGCAGCAGCCTCCATGCCGCTGAAGCCCCTCCCACCTCACATAATACCTGAGTACCCTCCCTACCTGTTTCCTGATCGCCACCCggccctccaccccctctaccagCCCTACTTCATCCCAGGGACGCATCACCTTTCTGGGCCAAACTCACAGATCTACCGGCCTAGCTTCCTGGAGACCCCACAAAGACCTGTGATACCCATGAACCCGGACCACTCCCAcccatctctcatccctccatacCCCTACAGATACGGTCTCCCCCTGCCCTATGGCCTGTACCGACCCGCggaccaccaccacccacacccCATCCCTCTCCCAGGCTCCAGGTACTTTCCTCTGGATGTGTACGACCCAAGACCAGGCCCCGGCCTGGGACCTAGGGACTATGACTTTTACCTCCACCCCAGGCTCCATGGTGAACCCCACAGCAGACCCACGGAGGAAGGGACCAGCCAGGTGGAGCAGAGCAGAGACAAGCCCACCAGACTGAGCCCCATGGAGGGGTGTTCTGCCTTGGGCTCCCCTGACAGACCCAGCCCTCCACACCCCTTCACCCAGAGAGACACTACGGAGGGTTCCAGATGTACAGTCCTGGGGGAACTACAGCCTGTCAACCAATCAGGAGGACCAGAGCCAGCCTCTCAGCCAATCAGAGTAGAGCCGAGCAAAGAGGACGCACCACAGAGCTTGATGACGCACATGGAAAGAGG GTCGGAAGCCAACCACGCAGAGCACTCCACCTCTGACGAAAGCAACGACTCCTCAGCTGACCGAGATGgtgaagatgatgatgaagataCTGAGAAAGATTTGATGCCCCTGAACCTCTCCAAAAAGGACCAGGAGTCAGACGTCTTCACCAGCAGGGGGAGCTGTCCTGAAACAAGGCACCCGGAGGAGGACCTGCCACTGAACCTGAGCCTTAGGGCCACACCAGGCAGTCCAGATCACTGCTCCAAAATGGCCACCTCAGGGAGGGAGTTTGTTAGGGTCCAACCAGGCAACCCAGACCACTGCTCCAAAATGGCCACCTTAATCGCAGTGGATCTCAGTCAACAGGGCTCCAGCCCAGCTCCCACCCAAACAGACAAGGAGCCCAGTGACCaacagagacagactgcagcccTGGCTCTATGCCAGCTGGCtagctcctcctcttcctccagcctCAGCTCTATGGCAACAGACAGCCCGTCAGTACGCCCAACAGGCTGCCCCTGTCTCCCAACAACCACAGCCCTCGCCAGAGAG GTGAAACACACAACCACAGGCCTCCCCAGAGAG GTGAAACACACAACCACAGGCCTCCCCAGAGAGGTGAAACACACAACCACAGGCCTCGCCAGAGAGGTGAAACACACAACCACAGGCCTCGCCAGAGAGGTGAAACACACAACCACAGCCCTCGCCAGAGAGGTGAAACACACAACCACAGGCCTCGCCAGAGAGGTGAAACACACAACCACAGGCCTCGCCAGAGAGGTGAAACACACAACCACAGCCCCCGCCAGAGAGGTGAAACACACAACCACAGGCCTCGCCAGAGAGGTCAAACAGGAACACACAACCGAGGGCCAGACGGACCAGTCTAGTACCCCAGTTAGGGGGGTGAAGAGAGCTGCCAGGGGAGAGAGCCAGCTCCCAGCCAGGAAAAACACCAGGCTTACAGCCCctcacaaacagagacagactaagagGCTGGtgaaggagacaggaggagggagagcacTGAGGAGGAGACCTCTCTGCTGCTGA
- the znf750 gene encoding zinc finger protein 750 isoform X48 — translation MLSVQERKPKRPHYIPRPPGKPYKYQCFQCPFTCNEKSHLFNHMKYNLCKNSISLVSQKGGHAGRQTKTPGPDNHKLASLTLNDKSGPLPVERLMTPEGHRGGVENRREEKEEEREEREEEREEREEEKEEREEEKEEREEACGSPVRKDIQITSDTKELKEAKAVPRQSAFSQVTPNRENPEVALKSSHNQSGEPSLTPPMPSFHNPTFAWGPMAAASMPLKPLPPHIIPEYPPYLFPDRHPALHPLYQPYFIPGTHHLSGPNSQIYRPSFLETPQRPVIPMNPDHSHPSLIPPYPYRYGLPLPYGLYRPADHHHPHPIPLPGSRYFPLDVYDPRPGPGLGPRDYDFYLHPRLHGEPHSRPTEEGTSQVEQSRDKPTRLSPMEGCSALGSPDRPSPPHPFTQRDTTEGSRCTVLGELQPVNQSGGPEPASQPIRVEPSKEDAPQSLMTHMERGSEANHAEHSTSDESNDSSADRDGEDDDEDTEKDLMPLNLSKKDQESDVFTSRGSCPETRHPEEDLPLNLSLRATPGSPDHCSKMATSGREFVRVQPGNPDHCSKMATLIAVDLSQQGSSPAPTQTDKEPSDQQRQTAALALCQLASSSSSSSLSSMATDSPSVRPTGCPCLPTTTALAREVKHTTTGLAREVKHTTTGLAREVKHTTTGLPREVKHTTTALAREVKHTTTAPAREVKHTTTGLAREVKQEHTTEGQTDQSSTPVRGVKRAARGESQLPARKNTRLTAPHKQRQTKRLVKETGGGRALRRRPLCC, via the exons ATGCTCAGCGTTCAGGAGCGCAAGCCCAAGAGGCCTCACTACATCCCACGGCCCCCAGGCAAGCCCTACAAGTACCAGTGTTTCCAGTGCCCGTTCACCTGCAACGAGAAGTCTCACCTGTTCAACCACATGAAGTACAACCTCTGTAAGAATTCTATATCACTGGTGTCTCAGAAAGGAGGCCACGCAGGGAGGCAGACCAAGACCCCTGGCCCTGACAACCACAAACTGGCATCTTTAACCCTGAATGACAAATCAGGGCCACTTCCTGTGGAGCGGCTCATGACCCCTGAGGGtcacagaggaggagtggagaacaggagagaagagaaggaggaggagagggaggagagagaggaggagagggaggagagagaggaggagaaggaggagagagaggaggagaaggaggagagagaggaggcatgtgGGAGTCCAGTCAGGAAAGACATTCAGATCACATCAGACACAAAGGAACTCAAAGAGGCCAAGGCTGTGCCACGCCAGTCAGCCTTCTCCCAAGTCACACCCAATCGGGAGAACCCAGAGGTCGCGCTAAAGTCATCCCACAACCAATCAGGGGAGCCGTCTCTGACTCCACCCATGCCATCATTCCATAACCCCACCTTCGCCTGGGGCCCAATGGCAGCAGCCTCCATGCCGCTGAAGCCCCTCCCACCTCACATAATACCTGAGTACCCTCCCTACCTGTTTCCTGATCGCCACCCggccctccaccccctctaccagCCCTACTTCATCCCAGGGACGCATCACCTTTCTGGGCCAAACTCACAGATCTACCGGCCTAGCTTCCTGGAGACCCCACAAAGACCTGTGATACCCATGAACCCGGACCACTCCCAcccatctctcatccctccatacCCCTACAGATACGGTCTCCCCCTGCCCTATGGCCTGTACCGACCCGCggaccaccaccacccacacccCATCCCTCTCCCAGGCTCCAGGTACTTTCCTCTGGATGTGTACGACCCAAGACCAGGCCCCGGCCTGGGACCTAGGGACTATGACTTTTACCTCCACCCCAGGCTCCATGGTGAACCCCACAGCAGACCCACGGAGGAAGGGACCAGCCAGGTGGAGCAGAGCAGAGACAAGCCCACCAGACTGAGCCCCATGGAGGGGTGTTCTGCCTTGGGCTCCCCTGACAGACCCAGCCCTCCACACCCCTTCACCCAGAGAGACACTACGGAGGGTTCCAGATGTACAGTCCTGGGGGAACTACAGCCTGTCAACCAATCAGGAGGACCAGAGCCAGCCTCTCAGCCAATCAGAGTAGAGCCGAGCAAAGAGGACGCACCACAGAGCTTGATGACGCACATGGAAAGAGG GTCGGAAGCCAACCACGCAGAGCACTCCACCTCTGACGAAAGCAACGACTCCTCAGCTGACCGAGATGgtgaagatgatgatgaagataCTGAGAAAGATTTGATGCCCCTGAACCTCTCCAAAAAGGACCAGGAGTCAGACGTCTTCACCAGCAGGGGGAGCTGTCCTGAAACAAGGCACCCGGAGGAGGACCTGCCACTGAACCTGAGCCTTAGGGCCACACCAGGCAGTCCAGATCACTGCTCCAAAATGGCCACCTCAGGGAGGGAGTTTGTTAGGGTCCAACCAGGCAACCCAGACCACTGCTCCAAAATGGCCACCTTAATCGCAGTGGATCTCAGTCAACAGGGCTCCAGCCCAGCTCCCACCCAAACAGACAAGGAGCCCAGTGACCaacagagacagactgcagcccTGGCTCTATGCCAGCTGGCtagctcctcctcttcctccagcctCAGCTCTATGGCAACAGACAGCCCGTCAGTACGCCCAACAGGCTGCCCCTGTCTCCCAACAACCACAGCCCTCGCCAGAGAGGTGAAACACACAACCACAGGCCTCGCCAGAGAGGTGAAACACACAACCACAGGCCTCGCCAGAGAG GTGAAACACACAACCACAGGCCTCCCCAGAGAG GTGAAACACACAACCACAGCCCTCGCCAGAGAG GTGAAACACACAACCACAGCCCCCGCCAGAGAGGTGAAACACACAACCACAGGCCTCGCCAGAGAGGTCAAACAGGAACACACAACCGAGGGCCAGACGGACCAGTCTAGTACCCCAGTTAGGGGGGTGAAGAGAGCTGCCAGGGGAGAGAGCCAGCTCCCAGCCAGGAAAAACACCAGGCTTACAGCCCctcacaaacagagacagactaagagGCTGGtgaaggagacaggaggagggagagcacTGAGGAGGAGACCTCTCTGCTGCTGA
- the znf750 gene encoding zinc finger protein 750 isoform X50 has product MLSVQERKPKRPHYIPRPPGKPYKYQCFQCPFTCNEKSHLFNHMKYNLCKNSISLVSQKGGHAGRQTKTPGPDNHKLASLTLNDKSGPLPVERLMTPEGHRGGVENRREEKEEEREEREEEREEREEEKEEREEEKEEREEACGSPVRKDIQITSDTKELKEAKAVPRQSAFSQVTPNRENPEVALKSSHNQSGEPSLTPPMPSFHNPTFAWGPMAAASMPLKPLPPHIIPEYPPYLFPDRHPALHPLYQPYFIPGTHHLSGPNSQIYRPSFLETPQRPVIPMNPDHSHPSLIPPYPYRYGLPLPYGLYRPADHHHPHPIPLPGSRYFPLDVYDPRPGPGLGPRDYDFYLHPRLHGEPHSRPTEEGTSQVEQSRDKPTRLSPMEGCSALGSPDRPSPPHPFTQRDTTEGSRCTVLGELQPVNQSGGPEPASQPIRVEPSKEDAPQSLMTHMERGSEANHAEHSTSDESNDSSADRDGEDDDEDTEKDLMPLNLSKKDQESDVFTSRGSCPETRHPEEDLPLNLSLRATPGSPDHCSKMATSGREFVRVQPGNPDHCSKMATLIAVDLSQQGSSPAPTQTDKEPSDQQRQTAALALCQLASSSSSSSLSSMATDSPSVRPTGCPCLPTTTALAREVKHTTTGLAREVKHTTTGLPREVKHTTTALAREVKHTTTAPAREVKHTTTGLAREVKQEHTTEGQTDQSSTPVRGVKRAARGESQLPARKNTRLTAPHKQRQTKRLVKETGGGRALRRRPLCC; this is encoded by the exons ATGCTCAGCGTTCAGGAGCGCAAGCCCAAGAGGCCTCACTACATCCCACGGCCCCCAGGCAAGCCCTACAAGTACCAGTGTTTCCAGTGCCCGTTCACCTGCAACGAGAAGTCTCACCTGTTCAACCACATGAAGTACAACCTCTGTAAGAATTCTATATCACTGGTGTCTCAGAAAGGAGGCCACGCAGGGAGGCAGACCAAGACCCCTGGCCCTGACAACCACAAACTGGCATCTTTAACCCTGAATGACAAATCAGGGCCACTTCCTGTGGAGCGGCTCATGACCCCTGAGGGtcacagaggaggagtggagaacaggagagaagagaaggaggaggagagggaggagagagaggaggagagggaggagagagaggaggagaaggaggagagagaggaggagaaggaggagagagaggaggcatgtgGGAGTCCAGTCAGGAAAGACATTCAGATCACATCAGACACAAAGGAACTCAAAGAGGCCAAGGCTGTGCCACGCCAGTCAGCCTTCTCCCAAGTCACACCCAATCGGGAGAACCCAGAGGTCGCGCTAAAGTCATCCCACAACCAATCAGGGGAGCCGTCTCTGACTCCACCCATGCCATCATTCCATAACCCCACCTTCGCCTGGGGCCCAATGGCAGCAGCCTCCATGCCGCTGAAGCCCCTCCCACCTCACATAATACCTGAGTACCCTCCCTACCTGTTTCCTGATCGCCACCCggccctccaccccctctaccagCCCTACTTCATCCCAGGGACGCATCACCTTTCTGGGCCAAACTCACAGATCTACCGGCCTAGCTTCCTGGAGACCCCACAAAGACCTGTGATACCCATGAACCCGGACCACTCCCAcccatctctcatccctccatacCCCTACAGATACGGTCTCCCCCTGCCCTATGGCCTGTACCGACCCGCggaccaccaccacccacacccCATCCCTCTCCCAGGCTCCAGGTACTTTCCTCTGGATGTGTACGACCCAAGACCAGGCCCCGGCCTGGGACCTAGGGACTATGACTTTTACCTCCACCCCAGGCTCCATGGTGAACCCCACAGCAGACCCACGGAGGAAGGGACCAGCCAGGTGGAGCAGAGCAGAGACAAGCCCACCAGACTGAGCCCCATGGAGGGGTGTTCTGCCTTGGGCTCCCCTGACAGACCCAGCCCTCCACACCCCTTCACCCAGAGAGACACTACGGAGGGTTCCAGATGTACAGTCCTGGGGGAACTACAGCCTGTCAACCAATCAGGAGGACCAGAGCCAGCCTCTCAGCCAATCAGAGTAGAGCCGAGCAAAGAGGACGCACCACAGAGCTTGATGACGCACATGGAAAGAGG GTCGGAAGCCAACCACGCAGAGCACTCCACCTCTGACGAAAGCAACGACTCCTCAGCTGACCGAGATGgtgaagatgatgatgaagataCTGAGAAAGATTTGATGCCCCTGAACCTCTCCAAAAAGGACCAGGAGTCAGACGTCTTCACCAGCAGGGGGAGCTGTCCTGAAACAAGGCACCCGGAGGAGGACCTGCCACTGAACCTGAGCCTTAGGGCCACACCAGGCAGTCCAGATCACTGCTCCAAAATGGCCACCTCAGGGAGGGAGTTTGTTAGGGTCCAACCAGGCAACCCAGACCACTGCTCCAAAATGGCCACCTTAATCGCAGTGGATCTCAGTCAACAGGGCTCCAGCCCAGCTCCCACCCAAACAGACAAGGAGCCCAGTGACCaacagagacagactgcagcccTGGCTCTATGCCAGCTGGCtagctcctcctcttcctccagcctCAGCTCTATGGCAACAGACAGCCCGTCAGTACGCCCAACAGGCTGCCCCTGTCTCCCAACAACCACAGCCCTCGCCAGAGAGGTGAAACACACAACCACAGGCCTCGCCAGAGAG GTGAAACACACAACCACAGGCCTCCCCAGAGAG GTGAAACACACAACCACAGCCCTCGCCAGAGAG GTGAAACACACAACCACAGCCCCCGCCAGAGAGGTGAAACACACAACCACAGGCCTCGCCAGAGAGGTCAAACAGGAACACACAACCGAGGGCCAGACGGACCAGTCTAGTACCCCAGTTAGGGGGGTGAAGAGAGCTGCCAGGGGAGAGAGCCAGCTCCCAGCCAGGAAAAACACCAGGCTTACAGCCCctcacaaacagagacagactaagagGCTGGtgaaggagacaggaggagggagagcacTGAGGAGGAGACCTCTCTGCTGCTGA